From Lates calcarifer isolate ASB-BC8 unplaced genomic scaffold, TLL_Latcal_v3 _unitig_5781_quiver_2303, whole genome shotgun sequence:
CAAGTCTTAGTGGACTTGTGCAGTGTATTTAATTTGGCATGTTTACTTTTCCAGTCCCAATAATTAATATTTGACCAAAGGTATAGAGAACAGTATTATGTTTGTTGTAGCAAAAGACTATTTGAATATTAAGTTTATGATTAGTTGACTATTTTCAACAACTTTCCCCTGTGCTAAGGCAAGTTGTAATTAGTTTTAGGTTCGATTGGACAACTGTTGAAACGTATTGTGGCCacaccagaaaaacagaaatagacCATCATGACAATTTTATTAATAAAGATAGTTTCATGTTATTACGAGATACAAACCTATCACATTATTGTTATAAGTTTGTAtttgtaatatataatataaatccATATAATATGCATATTATGTACAATAtagataatgtgtttttaaatgtgataaGTTTGTATTACATAATAACATGACAATATTTTgttataatgtgaaaaatatcataacaataacattttcacaTGATAGAGATCCATGAACCCTCTTATACAACTGTTCTGTGGTCTGGTTTATATTGCTTCATCAAGTAAATTCTTATAGTGTTCTCAATCTAGATTGCTTCTGATTTCTCCCTTTTATTCTCCAGCTTCTGGAGACTCTTCTCCCGCTGTCGGACCTTGAGGCCCGTGTCAATGTGGCGGTGGATCTAATCACCTCCAGCCACAAGGGCATCAGCCGAGAATTGCTGCACTTTGCAGCCACCACCTTCTACTACAAACTAAAGGCTGCTGATAGCTATGTGCCAGCAACAAAATACCATGGCAATGTGACACTACTGCGTGCCAAAACCAGCAGCGACTATGAACAAAACCTGGGAACAGACTACAAGCTCAGCGAGGTATACAAGTGCACCAAGTTTCAACATGGCCTTTATAAAGGAGAAACAACCTTTGAAATGGTAGCTGATAGAAAGTATTCTTACCTCAACTTTTTTCctaaagttttaaaatgcatgtcACTGTCTTCATCTGTGGACGGGGGTTTGCTCAGTTGTTGATGAAGATCATGTTTCATGATCATGTTTGAAAGCTCAGGAAAAACATGGTTAATGAACCTTAAGTACAGCTCCTCTCAGACTCACCTGATACCATTTATCAGAGATCATAAAATATCTaggaagggaagggaaaaaCAGTCAATTATTGAAAATATAGATCTGTTTGAACTTAGTGAAGGTGCAAACAATGTTACTGTTCAAGTTATACAATAATTTTGTCAAGGTTTCTTTGGTAATTCTTGCTTTTTTCCAAATCAACTTACTGCTGgatttgttttcacatcactGCTGCATATGCAAACTTTAATACTTTAGTAAAAACAAACCTTACATAGGTTTGATAACCAATACCCAACTGACACATGAACTCAATATATATGTTGGTACATACCACTAGGTTTGTAGATTTAGTGGCAGCTTCATAGCAACCATGATCAGTAATATCATTCCTAAAGtgatacaatgtttttttttttttcccaaaccGGAAACCATGGGTTGAGGGATCTATCTGTGCTGCTTTGAATGAACAGACTGTACTAAGCAGAAGTATAGGGACAGGGTGGAGTCTCATTACAATGCAACTCCTGAGAGATGTGGCAAGAATCAATATTCTGGGGCTTGTTTTTAAGACCTGCCCTGGCCTTGAAGCTCTAGGGTTCACCACAATACTCAACCTGTCCCTGAAGCAGTCTGTGTTAACCACATAACTCAAAGAGATCCATTGCTTTTCATAGAAACTGCCACAGCCTTCATCAATTAGTGTACTGATTATGTTGCTATCACTAAACCCTCACCTTGAGTGCCACCCATAAGCCATGGTTGCCAGCGTCCCCAGGTCTGGGGAGAAAGCAGCCATCAAAGCAGCAAAAACTAACCTGTCAAGTAGCACCAGAGAAACAAAATGGCCACTTTGCCTCAAAGGCTGGAACTGTAGCACATTAAGTCAAGCCTCCATATCACACTTGACTTCCTTAACTTTGCTTACTGCTCCACTTAGGACGTGATAACATTTGCCCTCTATCCAGGCCTGTCCCacccagacagagagagaacacttATGTCAGGACTGATTCATGAATTTATTAATTGacctcagacacagagaaagagtcCACAACATGGAATTCCTGGGAGTGCAGATCACTGAAGGCTTATCCTAGATCTCACACATGGCGACACTCTTAGAAATCAAGCAGCGTCTCCACTTTCTGTGTTGACTGAAGAAGGTGAGTCTCTCTCTACCTATGCTCACCATGTTCAGTAGAGGCATCTAGAGCATCCTGACTGCCTGCATCAGTGTCTTGTATGGGAACTGCAAGGTCTCTGGCCGTAAgagcagacaaagaaaacaacaaagaccaTCAGTATCTCTCTCTTCAACTCACCAACAGCCTCTTCTTCCCAGACATGGAGAGTCCCTATTGTGAAAACACCACCATCATCTGATGGATTACAACAATGTTGGGAATTCATATCGGGAGGAAATCAATAATCTTGCAGAGTGGTGCACAGAGAACAATCTCCTGATCAACATCAACAAAACCAGTGAGCTGATTGTTGATTTTAGAAAAACTGAGGTACACCCCTGTCTATATCAGTGGAGCTAAGGCGGAACAGGTGAACACTTTTAGTAGAACACTTTTCCCCGGGAGTGAACATCACAGAGAACCTGTCATGGTCATCACACATCTCTATCCTTGTAAAGACAGCAGAAACAACTGTACTTCTTAAGGAAGCTTAAGATGGCTTAATTCCCctgcaagttttttttaactgctacAACAGCAGTAGAAAACATCCTACTGGAAACATCACAAACTGGCATGGGATGTGCACAGCCCAGGACAGGAAGGCTGGGTCATTAAAACCACCCAGAACATTGCCACCCATCTATCAAGCGTCAAGCACAGAGTCCAAAGGAATCCCTTGACAAAACCCAACTCCAGCCTGTTCACTCATCTTCTGTCAGGCAAGCAATACAGGAGTATCCACTGGCATACCAATGACTCCAGAGCACTTTCTCTCCTCAGGCTGTGAAACTTCTGAACCaccatgaaaatatttttatgactctataatttttcattttatgtgatTAGCAGAAAGGGAATTGAATATTGAACCTTTTGTTATTATTGCTTTTAAGTATGCTATGTTGGATTGAACTGAAAATATGAGTATGTGTCTACTTGAATTCTGAATAagttctgtctgtgtcttcctTCAGGTATGTGATGGCAAGGTGTCAGTCCACGTCATTGAGGGAGACCACCGTACATTCCTGGAAGGAGAGGGGGTGGAGTCCATCAGTAGCATCATCCACAGTTCACTGGTTGAGCCACGGGTCACAGCAAGAGAGGGCTAGATATGTTATACCTAATCACAGCCTTCACCTCACACTAATTTCACAAGTACATAAATGCATTCCCACAGTAAGTCTTTGCAGACAGCAGGTTTACATTGTGTGCCATTTTTCACTAACATCCCAAATGCACCTTATTCTTCCCCCCACACAATAGATACTCTCTAACCTACCCTAATCTTAACTGTGCTGTCTGtgtagtaaaaataataaaaagtgttATAAATAAGAGTAATGTTATTGAAGAATGGTCACATTGAATGACCTCCTGATCTATAAAACCGGTAGTTTTGATAAGACATCATGAAAAGACAATTAACAAAATTATCATTATTCCTTAAATACTGTCATGCCCTGATACTAATGGATATAATTATGCATGTTTGTAACTTTACCACTGTCAAATTGTTGGacttcaaaatgcctttgttTAACACAGAGCCCCTTGGTTGTTGTGCAGCTTCAATGCAACAAACATGCAAATCATGTCATTGGCTTTGCCTTTCAATACATTATTTTTGGGTTAACAGCCACAAGGTCAGTGATGCTGTTCTGATTCCAAAAACCTGTGACACTGTATTAACAATATTTTAATAGTGATGTACTTAATATGTTTGGAACATAAATGTCTCACTTAATTTAGCATCTTTTCCCAAATTGGCTTGTAGATTGTAAATGAATAGTAAGGCACCTGTTGAATGCGGACATACCTGAACAGCAAGTCTCTGAGCAGCAGGGGATCCTCTCTGTCCTGGGATCTTTGCTGAAAGGCTGTCCTCCCAGAGCTGT
This genomic window contains:
- the fasn gene encoding fatty acid synthase, which encodes ILQLLETLLPLSDLEARVNVAVDLITSSHKGISRELLHFAATTFYYKLKAADSYVPATKYHGNVTLLRAKTSSDYEQNLGTDYKLSEVCDGKVSVHVIEGDHRTFLEGEGVESISSIIHSSLVEPRVTAREG